Proteins from a genomic interval of Shewanella seohaensis:
- a CDS encoding diguanylate cyclase: MGCRFWVLLLCLCSPLCVNAERLASYLNAADDEFANATQLVRYCVDPDWLPYEAIRDGQHVGISSDYIRYIEAHSSLKFSLVPTTSWTQTLDFLQTGRCDLTPLLNKTATREQFLHFSHVYFRSPNVLVSLKDEPFLQGFENIGPRTLAVPDGYRLAEYIQHYYPKVHTIKVASEPAGLEAVLEKKVDLFVGSMFSVNAYIQQTGFNHLKIAGWGGPEDELRVGVRAGHEALLPLINQVLDNVDELERIRIYQKWNNITIIDETNYLLIYQVIAATLLVVCLLVTRTYMISRYNRRLTDKNQQLEELRLQLEQSNTELEFLSTHDPLTKLYNRHYFNRQFVHEHRAAASTQGAICLVMLDIDFFKEINDTLGHSVGDTILMELSSVLQHCVRESDVVARWGGEEFVILCHNTSLEAVKSLCQRITTAISEYHFSGDVQLTCSFGIAKLAANEPMQSCFERADKALYQAKALGRDQICVDDTHL, encoded by the coding sequence ATGGGTTGCAGATTCTGGGTTTTACTCCTTTGTTTATGCTCACCTTTATGTGTCAATGCCGAGCGCTTGGCCTCATACCTTAATGCTGCAGACGATGAATTTGCCAATGCCACCCAGTTGGTGCGTTACTGTGTTGACCCCGATTGGTTACCCTATGAAGCGATTCGTGACGGTCAACATGTGGGGATTTCGTCGGATTATATTCGTTATATCGAAGCCCATTCGTCATTAAAGTTTAGTCTTGTGCCCACCACCTCTTGGACACAAACCTTAGATTTCCTACAAACGGGGCGCTGTGATTTAACCCCACTACTCAATAAGACGGCGACTCGGGAGCAGTTTTTACATTTCAGCCATGTGTATTTTCGCTCCCCCAATGTATTAGTGTCTCTCAAGGACGAACCCTTTTTGCAAGGGTTTGAAAACATCGGTCCGCGCACCTTGGCGGTGCCTGATGGCTATCGTCTCGCCGAATATATTCAGCATTACTATCCCAAGGTTCACACCATTAAAGTGGCGAGCGAGCCAGCGGGGCTTGAAGCCGTGCTCGAGAAAAAGGTCGACCTCTTTGTGGGGTCGATGTTTTCCGTTAATGCCTATATTCAGCAGACAGGATTCAATCACCTTAAAATTGCCGGTTGGGGTGGCCCAGAGGATGAACTGCGGGTGGGGGTGAGGGCTGGACATGAGGCGCTGCTGCCGTTAATCAATCAAGTGCTAGACAATGTGGATGAGCTGGAGCGGATCAGGATTTACCAGAAATGGAACAACATCACCATTATCGATGAAACCAACTACTTACTTATCTATCAAGTGATTGCGGCGACACTGTTAGTCGTGTGCCTACTGGTAACGCGCACTTATATGATCAGTCGTTACAATCGCCGACTAACCGATAAAAACCAGCAGCTTGAGGAATTGCGTTTGCAGTTAGAGCAAAGCAATACCGAACTTGAGTTTTTATCCACCCATGATCCGCTTACTAAACTCTACAATCGGCACTACTTTAATCGACAATTTGTCCATGAACACCGCGCCGCCGCTTCCACGCAAGGGGCCATTTGCTTGGTGATGTTAGATATCGATTTCTTTAAAGAGATCAATGACACCTTAGGCCATTCCGTTGGGGATACTATTTTGATGGAGTTGTCCTCGGTATTGCAGCACTGTGTGCGTGAAAGTGATGTGGTTGCACGCTGGGGCGGGGAAGAGTTTGTGATCCTCTGCCATAACACTTCACTCGAGGCCGTGAAGTCTCTGTGTCAGCGGATCACAACCGCCATCAGTGAGTACCATTTTAGTGGTGATGTTCAGCTCACCTGTAGTTTCGGGATTGCCAAACTCGCCGCCAATGAGCCGATGCAATCGTGTTTTGAGCGGGCTGATAAGGCGCTATATCAGGCAAAAGCGCTGGGGCGGGACCAGATTTGTGTCGATGATACTCATCTGTAG
- a CDS encoding LysR family transcriptional regulator, with product MNIPIKTLQCFLTLVETENFTRAAEKCFITQPTLSKIIQRLEESLGETLLIRNNQKVELTQAGQLFEHSAREILGQWHRLQEDMSNLSGLKTGRLRLGVCPMMSSLIIGLLTSYRKRYPGVELQMYEYGGFGCEQALLNNSLDIAFTALPTTHETELVNQPLTKYPLLACLPDGHPLASQSHLSWQDFEPYPFILYNEDFSLAKLINRLSRKAGVQLNIAFRSGQWDFLAAMVEADMGLAILPEPICQKLSTSKLVFRPMQPAMTWDLALIWRQNLPLTPAANALLELSKQKALR from the coding sequence ATGAATATCCCAATCAAGACCTTGCAATGTTTTCTGACCTTAGTCGAAACGGAAAACTTCACCCGTGCCGCGGAAAAATGCTTTATCACCCAGCCTACGCTCAGCAAGATCATCCAAAGGCTCGAAGAGAGTTTAGGCGAGACGCTGCTTATCCGTAACAATCAAAAGGTCGAGCTGACCCAAGCAGGGCAGCTGTTTGAACACAGCGCGCGGGAAATACTCGGACAATGGCATAGATTGCAGGAGGATATGAGTAACTTAAGCGGACTAAAAACGGGACGATTAAGATTAGGCGTCTGCCCTATGATGAGCAGTTTAATTATCGGACTACTGACCAGTTACCGAAAACGTTATCCCGGCGTTGAGCTGCAAATGTATGAATACGGCGGGTTTGGTTGTGAACAGGCGCTGCTGAATAACAGCTTAGACATCGCCTTTACTGCGCTGCCAACCACCCATGAGACAGAGCTGGTGAATCAACCGCTCACCAAGTATCCCCTGCTCGCTTGTTTGCCCGATGGGCATCCGCTCGCCAGTCAATCTCACCTCAGCTGGCAGGATTTTGAGCCCTATCCCTTTATTCTCTATAACGAAGATTTTTCGTTGGCGAAGCTAATAAATCGCCTGAGTCGTAAGGCGGGAGTGCAACTCAATATCGCGTTTCGAAGCGGCCAATGGGATTTTCTCGCCGCCATGGTCGAGGCCGATATGGGCCTAGCGATTTTACCCGAACCTATTTGCCAAAAACTCAGCACCAGCAAGCTAGTATTTAGACCTATGCAACCGGCTATGACCTGGGATTTAGCCCTCATTTGGCGGCAAAATCTACCTTTAACCCCTGCGGCCAATGCGTTACTGGAGCTGAGTAAACAGAAAGCACTGCGTTAA
- the napB gene encoding nitrate reductase cytochrome c-type subunit NapB produces the protein MKKILTLAAIVLAIGGCSGQQADSQATPVNIKSLAGDSAVTDIRPADAMPVYPSRGKALDRSFTDQPPLIPHKDDYKITMDKNGCLTCHSWDKAPRMKATPVAKSHVIDDKGTLNGHNYFCTQCHVAQAENKAPLVENKFSNQ, from the coding sequence ATGAAAAAAATACTCACCTTAGCTGCGATTGTATTAGCCATCGGCGGCTGCTCAGGCCAACAGGCAGACTCTCAAGCCACACCCGTAAACATCAAATCCCTCGCCGGCGATAGCGCGGTAACGGATATTCGCCCAGCCGATGCCATGCCCGTCTACCCAAGCCGTGGCAAGGCGTTAGATCGCAGCTTTACCGACCAACCGCCACTCATTCCCCATAAGGATGATTACAAAATCACTATGGATAAAAATGGCTGTTTAACTTGTCACAGCTGGGATAAAGCCCCACGGATGAAGGCCACGCCAGTGGCGAAGTCCCACGTAATCGACGATAAAGGCACGCTCAATGGCCATAACTATTTCTGCACCCAGTGCCACGTTGCACAGGCAGAAAACAAGGCGCCTTTAGTCGAGAACAAGTTCTCAAATCAATAA
- the napH gene encoding quinol dehydrogenase ferredoxin subunit NapH, whose product MSNKSMNNQTMNSKARMQGEHAAAIAELGWFGAHKYLLLRRAVQFGLLGLFALGPLLGIWLFKGNLSASLLLDTIPLADPLVSLQMLISGHIPELSLLVGAALIILFYALAGGRVFCSWVCPVNLVTDAASWLRRKLNLPRSSELPRNLRYYLLALVLLLPLLTGNLIWEWVNPVPLVYRDVLFGSLSGLWILAAIFLLDLFIAERAWCGHLCPTGALFGLIGKWSPIKIVASKASACDNCMDCFAVCPERQVLKPALKGQNPVITSPDCTQCGRCIDVCAQRVFRYQTRFTATQAQLSKGDSTDCQSPSTTSPIRQHIAPKAENDQ is encoded by the coding sequence ATGAGTAACAAGTCTATGAATAACCAGACCATGAACTCAAAAGCCCGCATGCAAGGCGAGCATGCCGCAGCCATTGCAGAACTCGGTTGGTTTGGCGCACACAAATATTTGCTACTACGCCGCGCGGTGCAATTCGGCTTATTAGGCTTATTTGCACTTGGGCCATTACTGGGAATTTGGCTATTTAAGGGTAATTTATCGGCCAGTTTACTGCTCGATACCATTCCCTTGGCCGATCCACTCGTGAGCTTACAAATGCTCATTAGCGGGCATATTCCCGAGCTTAGTCTACTGGTAGGCGCAGCTTTGATCATACTGTTTTATGCCCTCGCCGGTGGCCGGGTGTTTTGCAGTTGGGTGTGTCCAGTCAATCTGGTTACCGATGCTGCAAGCTGGCTCAGACGTAAACTAAACCTTCCTCGCAGCAGCGAGTTACCACGCAATTTACGTTATTACCTGCTGGCACTCGTGCTGTTATTGCCACTGCTCACAGGCAACTTGATTTGGGAATGGGTTAACCCAGTACCCTTAGTCTATCGCGACGTGCTATTTGGCAGTCTCAGTGGTTTATGGATCTTAGCGGCGATATTTCTGCTGGATCTGTTTATCGCCGAACGCGCTTGGTGTGGCCACCTTTGTCCAACAGGCGCCCTGTTTGGCTTAATCGGCAAATGGAGCCCCATCAAAATCGTTGCCAGCAAAGCCAGTGCCTGTGATAACTGCATGGATTGCTTTGCCGTTTGCCCTGAACGCCAAGTATTAAAGCCAGCGTTAAAAGGGCAAAACCCGGTGATCACTAGCCCAGACTGCACCCAATGCGGCCGCTGTATCGACGTCTGCGCACAACGCGTATTTCGCTATCAAACACGCTTTACGGCCACTCAGGCTCAACTTAGTAAAGGCGATTCGACCGATTGTCAGTCGCCATCAACCACTTCACCAATTCGTCAACACATTGCCCCCAAGGCGGAGAATGACCAATGA
- the napA gene encoding nitrate reductase catalytic subunit NapA → MSISRREFLKANAAVAAATTAVGVTLPVKIVEAAESDSIKWDKAPCRFCGVGCSVLVGTKAGKVVATKGDPESPVNRGLNCIKGYFLSKIMYGKDRLTTPLLRMKDGKYHKEGEFTPVSWDVAFDTMAAKWKNSIATKGPTSVGMFGSGQWTVWEGYAASKLHKAGFLTNNIDPNARHCMASAVGGFMRTFGIDEPMGCYDDLEAADQFVLWGANMAEMHPILWARLSDRRLSHKDCRVHVLSTFENRSFDLADNPMVFRPQSDLVILNFIANYIIQHKAVNTDFVTKHTKFALGVDDIGYGLRPDHPLEKKAKNPGNGKSSPISFEEYAKFVSTYTLEYAAKMSGVEPEKLETLAKAYADPKVKVMSLWTMGINQHVRGVWANNMLYNLHLLTGKISTPGNSPFSLTGQPSACGTAREVGTFAHRLPADMVVANDKHRAVTEKVWQVPEGTIPPKPGFHAVLQSRMLKDGKLNCYWTMCTNNMQAGPNINDEIYPGFRNPENFIVVSDPYPTVTAMAADLILPTAMWVEKEGAYGNAERRTHMWHQQVKAPEGAKSDLWQLVEFSKRFKVSEVWPAELVAKQPEYADKTLYDVLFANGVINKFPTSDCKSDLNDESAHFGFYLQKGIFEEYAAFGRGHAHDLADFDRYHETRGLRWPVVEGKETLRRFVEGSDPYVKAGEGFNFYGKPDGKAVIFALPYEPAAEEPNEEYDLWMSTGRVLEHWHTGSMTARVPELYRAYPDAQIFMHPEDAKARGLQRGDEVLVASPRGEVKTRVETKGRNKPPRGVVFMPFFDARQLVNKLILDATDPLSKETDFKKCPVKVMKA, encoded by the coding sequence ATGAGCATTAGCCGTCGCGAGTTTCTAAAAGCCAACGCAGCGGTTGCCGCTGCGACCACGGCCGTTGGTGTCACTCTGCCAGTGAAGATCGTTGAAGCCGCCGAATCAGATAGCATCAAGTGGGATAAAGCCCCCTGCCGTTTTTGCGGCGTGGGCTGTAGCGTATTGGTCGGCACCAAAGCCGGTAAAGTCGTCGCGACTAAGGGCGATCCCGAAAGCCCAGTTAACCGTGGTTTGAACTGTATTAAGGGTTACTTCCTGTCGAAAATCATGTACGGCAAGGACAGATTAACCACGCCGCTGCTGCGGATGAAAGACGGCAAATACCACAAAGAAGGCGAGTTTACCCCAGTTAGCTGGGATGTCGCCTTCGATACTATGGCCGCTAAGTGGAAAAACAGCATCGCCACTAAGGGGCCAACCTCAGTCGGCATGTTCGGCTCAGGCCAGTGGACCGTTTGGGAAGGTTACGCCGCCTCTAAACTACATAAGGCCGGCTTCCTCACCAACAACATAGATCCAAACGCCCGTCACTGTATGGCTTCGGCCGTAGGTGGCTTTATGCGTACCTTCGGTATCGACGAGCCTATGGGCTGTTACGATGACTTAGAAGCCGCCGATCAGTTTGTGCTCTGGGGCGCCAACATGGCCGAGATGCACCCAATCCTTTGGGCACGTTTATCGGATCGTCGTTTAAGCCACAAAGACTGCCGCGTGCATGTGTTGTCGACCTTCGAGAACCGCAGTTTCGACTTAGCGGACAACCCTATGGTGTTCCGCCCTCAGTCTGACTTAGTGATCCTTAACTTCATCGCCAACTACATCATCCAACACAAAGCCGTGAATACCGACTTTGTGACTAAACATACTAAGTTTGCCCTTGGTGTGGATGATATCGGTTATGGCCTGCGTCCTGATCATCCGTTAGAGAAGAAAGCCAAAAACCCAGGCAATGGCAAGTCTAGCCCTATCAGCTTCGAAGAGTACGCTAAGTTCGTCAGCACCTATACCCTGGAATATGCGGCGAAGATGAGTGGCGTCGAGCCAGAAAAACTCGAGACCCTGGCCAAGGCCTACGCCGATCCTAAGGTGAAGGTCATGAGTCTGTGGACCATGGGTATCAACCAGCACGTACGTGGTGTTTGGGCCAACAACATGCTCTACAACCTCCACCTGCTGACCGGTAAGATCTCTACCCCAGGTAACAGCCCATTCTCGCTAACGGGTCAACCGTCAGCCTGTGGTACCGCCCGTGAAGTGGGTACCTTCGCGCACCGCTTACCTGCCGACATGGTTGTGGCCAACGATAAGCACCGAGCCGTGACAGAAAAAGTGTGGCAAGTACCAGAAGGCACAATTCCGCCTAAGCCTGGTTTCCACGCCGTACTGCAGAGCCGCATGCTCAAAGATGGCAAGCTCAACTGTTACTGGACCATGTGTACCAACAACATGCAGGCTGGCCCTAACATCAACGATGAGATCTACCCAGGTTTCCGTAACCCAGAAAACTTCATCGTGGTGTCAGATCCATACCCAACGGTCACCGCCATGGCTGCCGACCTGATTCTGCCGACCGCCATGTGGGTCGAGAAAGAAGGTGCCTATGGTAACGCCGAGCGCCGCACCCATATGTGGCACCAGCAGGTCAAGGCACCAGAAGGCGCCAAGTCTGACCTTTGGCAGCTAGTTGAGTTCTCTAAGCGCTTCAAGGTATCAGAAGTTTGGCCAGCAGAGCTTGTCGCCAAACAGCCTGAATACGCCGACAAGACGCTCTATGATGTGCTGTTTGCCAACGGGGTGATCAACAAGTTCCCCACCTCAGACTGCAAGAGCGACTTAAACGATGAAAGCGCGCACTTCGGCTTCTACCTGCAAAAGGGTATCTTCGAAGAGTATGCCGCCTTCGGTCGCGGCCATGCCCACGACTTAGCCGACTTCGACCGTTACCACGAGACCCGCGGCCTGCGCTGGCCTGTGGTTGAGGGCAAAGAGACGCTACGCCGCTTCGTCGAAGGTAGCGACCCTTATGTCAAAGCCGGTGAAGGCTTTAACTTCTACGGTAAGCCAGACGGTAAGGCGGTGATCTTCGCCCTACCCTACGAGCCTGCCGCCGAAGAGCCGAACGAAGAATACGATCTCTGGATGTCGACGGGCCGTGTACTCGAACATTGGCATACAGGGTCTATGACCGCCCGCGTTCCCGAGCTATACCGCGCCTACCCAGATGCACAGATCTTCATGCATCCGGAAGACGCCAAGGCCCGTGGTCTACAACGTGGTGATGAAGTGCTAGTCGCATCGCCTCGCGGTGAAGTCAAGACACGTGTTGAAACCAAAGGCCGGAACAAACCGCCACGAGGCGTGGTATTTATGCCATTCTTCGATGCGCGCCAGTTAGTCAACAAGTTGATTCTGGATGCGACCGATCCTCTCTCGAAAGAGACAGACTTTAAGAAGTGTCCGGTAAAAGTGATGAAAGCCTAA
- a CDS encoding chaperone NapD — protein MSQEYHVTSLVVHAAPYALQQVEADIAALKGCDIHAISPEGKFVITLEGNSQKAILDNVEAINALSGVLSASLIYHQVEPLEEKSEETP, from the coding sequence ATGAGTCAGGAATACCATGTCACCAGTCTTGTGGTACATGCCGCCCCTTATGCCTTACAACAGGTTGAGGCCGATATTGCCGCATTAAAGGGCTGCGATATCCACGCCATTTCCCCCGAGGGCAAGTTCGTTATTACCCTCGAAGGCAATAGCCAAAAAGCCATTCTCGACAATGTTGAAGCCATCAACGCCCTGTCCGGCGTGTTATCCGCCAGTTTGATTTACCACCAAGTTGAACCATTAGAAGAAAAGAGTGAGGAAACACCATGA
- a CDS encoding DUF7305 domain-containing protein: protein MDNLRPALGNKEHGAVLLIVLVFSLLASLLVVTSLRDNLVQERLSGNFQKQVNAQLLAEQGMHESYNQLKTQLQRAPNQGLQTLYEQLPAEADGSLEGSSYALENGQIAGADLSLDSRGNHLEGEAKLNAQFTLQGSHGNTTFNDAIVSCESLNLTGSSSIDGYDSRKGAYGDSISNGQGGSELNQHGKGNVTTIEPNANITLTGNAPIYGDVSATGSVTLTGSSDIHGSIQANNDVTLGTGTIGGNVAAGNNFNLANSGTVEGSVKANNNAATAPKAQVNGTLQYGGDGNFHQDSQIGNLVNARPNVPPVPTKSCDPLDIGAVMGGFKMPNNGARRIDSNANVTITPSGSSKTELGWKGDYFPSLTPTSENIFGSDTPVFNLDSLVMSADGVLNISGGDVTLIVNGDFKMSGSNQLNIAPGSSLTLFVGGEVAFTAGTNNGNNIKGQTLTDSNKPPLSIFSGSDKDVTVSGNVPIYAALYAPKSKVNLPGGPEIFGSVRGKSITATGNGKIHYDNALGAADLGEGNANPAVILLKQWQYL from the coding sequence ATGGATAATCTAAGACCTGCTCTAGGCAATAAGGAACATGGCGCGGTACTGCTTATCGTCTTAGTCTTCAGTTTGTTAGCGAGTTTGCTGGTGGTCACGTCGCTCAGGGATAATCTAGTGCAAGAGCGACTGAGCGGTAACTTTCAAAAACAGGTCAATGCACAGTTGTTAGCCGAACAGGGAATGCACGAGAGTTACAACCAACTCAAGACTCAGCTGCAGCGTGCGCCCAATCAAGGCCTGCAAACCCTTTATGAACAACTCCCCGCCGAAGCCGATGGCAGTCTCGAAGGCAGCAGCTATGCCCTCGAAAACGGCCAAATCGCCGGGGCCGATCTTAGCCTCGACAGTCGTGGCAATCATTTAGAGGGTGAGGCCAAACTCAACGCCCAGTTCACACTGCAGGGCAGTCACGGAAATACGACTTTCAATGATGCGATTGTGTCCTGCGAAAGCTTGAATTTAACTGGCAGCAGTAGCATCGATGGCTACGATTCCCGTAAAGGCGCCTATGGCGATAGCATCAGTAATGGCCAAGGTGGCAGTGAGCTTAATCAACATGGCAAAGGCAATGTCACGACCATTGAGCCCAATGCCAATATTACGCTCACGGGCAACGCACCAATTTACGGCGATGTTAGCGCCACGGGCAGCGTCACCCTCACTGGCTCGTCGGATATCCACGGCAGCATTCAAGCCAATAATGATGTCACCCTAGGCACAGGGACCATAGGCGGGAATGTCGCGGCGGGCAATAACTTTAACTTGGCCAATAGCGGCACGGTGGAAGGTTCGGTCAAAGCCAATAATAATGCCGCCACGGCGCCCAAAGCCCAAGTGAATGGCACACTGCAATATGGTGGCGACGGCAACTTTCATCAAGACAGCCAGATTGGCAACCTAGTCAACGCGCGCCCTAATGTGCCGCCCGTGCCGACAAAATCCTGCGATCCATTGGATATTGGCGCTGTGATGGGCGGCTTTAAGATGCCAAATAACGGCGCGCGCAGGATTGACTCCAACGCCAATGTCACTATCACGCCATCGGGGTCGAGTAAGACCGAACTCGGCTGGAAAGGCGATTATTTCCCGAGCCTTACTCCCACGTCAGAAAACATCTTCGGCAGTGACACCCCGGTATTTAACCTCGACAGCTTAGTCATGAGCGCCGATGGCGTGCTCAATATCAGTGGCGGCGATGTCACCCTGATAGTCAATGGTGACTTTAAAATGAGTGGCTCGAATCAGCTAAATATTGCCCCGGGCTCTAGCCTTACACTGTTTGTGGGCGGTGAAGTCGCCTTTACGGCGGGGACAAACAACGGTAACAACATTAAGGGACAAACCCTGACCGACAGCAACAAGCCGCCACTGTCTATTTTTTCTGGCTCGGATAAGGATGTCACCGTCAGCGGTAATGTGCCGATTTATGCCGCGCTCTACGCCCCCAAATCTAAGGTTAATCTCCCCGGCGGCCCAGAGATTTTCGGCTCGGTGAGGGGCAAATCCATCACAGCGACCGGAAATGGAAAAATCCATTATGACAATGCCTTAGGCGCTGCCGACTTAGGCGAAGGTAATGCTAATCCCGCAGTCATCCTGCTCAAGCAATGGCAATATTTATAG
- a CDS encoding PilW family protein, translating into MSLSAKKQQAGFSLSELMIAMVLGLIIMLAVVNFFAPLKATVEESKRLENAADALRYATLSLSKSVKRASNIVSLSANELVLAVAASPAQPSLTCLGTSKTSDYNETYRFDAPNLSCDDGDGAQVLLTGLESTRFALNGELVTVVLKPEKLPAQYDQGIQLDIALRKPLWQQALNSQQNP; encoded by the coding sequence ATGTCCTTAAGCGCGAAAAAACAGCAAGCGGGCTTTAGCTTATCTGAGCTGATGATCGCTATGGTGCTTGGGCTGATTATTATGCTGGCCGTGGTCAACTTTTTCGCCCCGCTCAAGGCCACGGTTGAAGAAAGTAAACGCCTCGAAAACGCTGCCGATGCGCTGAGATACGCCACCCTTAGCCTCAGCAAGAGCGTCAAACGTGCATCAAATATCGTATCCCTCAGCGCGAATGAGTTAGTGCTGGCAGTTGCAGCATCCCCAGCCCAACCGAGTTTAACTTGCCTAGGAACCAGCAAAACCAGCGATTACAACGAAACCTACCGTTTTGACGCCCCCAATCTGAGCTGCGACGACGGCGATGGCGCTCAGGTGTTACTCACAGGGCTAGAATCGACCCGTTTTGCACTGAATGGAGAACTGGTGACTGTAGTACTCAAGCCCGAAAAACTCCCCGCGCAATATGACCAAGGGATCCAGCTCGATATCGCCCTGCGTAAACCTCTATGGCAACAAGCCCTCAACAGCCAACAGAACCCATAA
- a CDS encoding type IV pilus modification PilV family protein, whose product MRIVTLSDKQQGFTMTEVLISLVVSVTSLLALGKAQLSSLQHATNSFQYTVATIQAQNAIERIWPKICDIQRQPARFEDVNFRASLSQDMPSGYTLVLPNTYQDTMPITVTWQDGRIEDNNSVSLNASFPHLCQV is encoded by the coding sequence ATGCGCATAGTCACACTGAGTGATAAACAACAAGGCTTTACCATGACCGAAGTGCTGATTTCATTAGTGGTTTCGGTCACTTCGCTACTGGCGCTCGGCAAAGCTCAGCTATCTTCATTGCAGCATGCGACCAATAGCTTCCAGTATACGGTCGCCACCATTCAAGCGCAGAATGCCATTGAAAGGATCTGGCCGAAGATCTGCGATATTCAGCGCCAACCCGCACGCTTTGAGGATGTCAATTTTAGGGCCAGCCTCAGCCAAGATATGCCCAGCGGTTACACCTTAGTACTACCGAACACTTATCAAGACACTATGCCCATCACTGTGACTTGGCAGGACGGCCGCATTGAGGACAATAACAGTGTGAGCCTCAACGCCAGCTTTCCGCACTTATGTCAGGTGTAG
- a CDS encoding GspH/FimT family pseudopilin translates to MASQTKAGFTLVELLVAIAIIGILASIALPSYRDLIARESLTSTANELISSYKFARGEAIKRNQPVTLEATEDGRWLVISNQEQLKVFSPSNRGVSIDGFNTLNINATGNTTKTQMSLENTQGETLNLCILPSGQSYLQEAACA, encoded by the coding sequence ATGGCAAGTCAGACTAAAGCAGGGTTCACCTTAGTCGAATTACTGGTCGCTATTGCCATCATAGGCATCTTGGCAAGCATCGCCCTTCCTTCCTATCGGGATTTGATCGCCAGAGAAAGCCTCACCAGCACGGCGAATGAACTGATCTCCAGTTATAAATTCGCCCGTGGCGAAGCCATCAAGCGCAATCAGCCCGTGACACTGGAAGCGACAGAAGATGGACGCTGGCTGGTTATCAGCAATCAGGAACAACTTAAGGTCTTTAGCCCATCTAACCGCGGCGTCAGCATCGATGGCTTTAACACCCTCAATATCAATGCAACAGGCAACACCACTAAAACCCAGATGAGCCTCGAAAACACCCAAGGCGAAACGCTCAATCTATGCATATTGCCAAGCGGGCAAAGTTATTTACAGGAGGCGGCATGCGCATAG
- a CDS encoding type IV pilin protein: MSALRKGFTLIELMIAVAIIGILAAIAIPSFNEYLKQGRRFDAQQYLVSSAQALERHYSRNGLYPASQSLTNSTYYSFSYTPTADKLGFSLKAVPTSRQSDSCGTLSLDHKGVRAPATHCWTH, from the coding sequence ATGAGCGCTTTACGTAAAGGGTTTACCCTGATTGAACTGATGATCGCCGTCGCCATTATTGGCATTCTTGCCGCCATTGCGATTCCTTCGTTTAATGAGTACTTAAAACAAGGCCGACGCTTCGATGCGCAGCAATATCTCGTCAGTAGCGCCCAAGCGCTAGAGCGCCATTATTCCCGCAACGGCCTGTATCCCGCTTCGCAGAGTTTAACCAATAGTACCTATTACAGTTTCAGCTACACGCCTACGGCGGATAAATTAGGTTTTAGCCTCAAGGCCGTCCCCACCAGTCGTCAATCGGACTCCTGCGGCACCTTAAGCCTCGACCATAAAGGTGTACGCGCCCCCGCAACCCATTGCTGGACCCACTAA